The sequence below is a genomic window from Bacteroidota bacterium.
TTTAATATTCACATCTACAGCAGTGTTTACGTTTTGACCGGAGGTATTTGGTTGAGTTTCATTGCTTTTTTCAAGAGAATTTGCATTGATATTTGGGATTATTGAAACACTTTGCAATGTTATTATTGTAAGATTAATTGCAATTACTGTGAGGATAATTTTTAAATAGACATCTGATTTCATAAGGTATTTTTTAGTTTAAAATGCTAATTTGGAAGTAATTTACTCAATTACAGTCAGTTTTATATTAATATTATTTATTGGCCAATCTCCATTATCTTCAGGAACTTTAGCAATTTTATCAATTACATCTATGCCTTCAATAATTTCTCCGAAAACTGTATGTTCGCCATCAAGATGAGGTGTTCCTCCGATTTTTTTGTATGTATTTCTACGGATTTCATCTAATTCAATTTTGTAATAATCTTCAATAGCATCAAGTTTTGGATCGCTAAGTTTTTCGCCTTGCACAATATAAAAATCATAAAAGGATGATCGTTTATCGGGATTTTTATTATAGTCGCGAGCCATTGCAATTGCACCTCTTTTGTGATAAAATTTATCTTTCATTTCCGAGGGAATCGTGTATTGCCCAAAAAATGCTTTTTTGTTTATGATATAATCTTCATCGATATCTCCACCTTGTATCATAAAATTTTCGACTATTCTGTAAAAAATTGTTTTATCGTAATATTTGTTTTTCGCCAGGAGCAAAAAGTTTGCTCTGTGAAGAGGTGTCTCTTCATAAAGTTTTAATTTCATATTGCCAAACTCTGTAGAAATTTGCACTATGGTTTCCGGATTTTCTTGACCGTATTTAGTGAGAAATTCAACAACATTTTTACTTGAGATATTGTATTGTTTGGCTTTTTGTTCAGAAATTCTTTTTTCAATTAATGCCATATCTTCATCCATTTCTATATCTTCTTTTTTTTTTGAAGACGAAATTTCTTTTCGTTCAAGATTTTCAGCCGGAGAGCTACACATTGCAGTAATAAGCAATAAACCAAATATAAAATTTCTGAAAATATTGTTCATTTTTCAATTTTTATCTCGGGGCTAAAATACATAATTATTATAAAGAAGTTTAGAAATTTTGAATCCTGAAATTCTTATTTTTTAACATTTTTCACTTGAATGAATAAAAAAAATAAAAAATATATGGAATCCAAAACACAAATGTATCTCATAAATGATATTAAATTAGTAACTAAAAATTTTGAAATAATGAAAACTAAAAAAACAAAAAGCTTGATGAAGCTCAGTTTAATTTTTGGAGTATTATTGGTTATTTTATTGAGCTTGTCATTTAAGAGTTCAAATAAAAAAAATCGAGTAAAATCGGGTTTTGGAATTGTTAAAGGAAAAATTATTGATGAGTCTGACAATAAACCAATTTCAGGAGCAAATGTATTTTTATTCAACAATTCAGGACTTTATACAAGTCAAAAAACCAAAGGTGATGGAAGTTTTATTTTTGAAAATATTCCAGCAAATAAATATACTTTTAAAGCTGAAAAACAAGGCTTTACAAATTATACTCAGCACAATTTGATTATTGAAGAAAACAAAACAATATCAGTAAATGTGAGCTTAAAAGTTGTAGAGAAATTTGAGCTGGATATTGTTGAAGATGTTAATACCGACATTGTTAGTGATGAAGTTGAACATATTTCCTCCACAGAAGTTGTTGATTATGAGAGTTTGAAAGTTCCGCAAACTATTAGTAAAAAAAGATTTAAATCAAAAGGCATTTCAGCAATGTCAATGGGAAATAGAAATTATTGCAGGCAAGAACAGAATTTTGTTCCTCACAATACCGAAGCCTATGACAAAATTAACGAAAACATTTTTAAAGATGTGGTGAACAATCCATTATCTACATTTTCAATTGATGTAGATCGAGCATCGTATTCTAATGTTCGTAGATTTTTGAATGGAAACCAAATGCCTTATAAAGATGCAGTTAGAATTGAAGAAATGGTTAATTATTTTAATTACAATTATCCAAAACCAAAAAACGGAGACCCATTTTCTGTAAATATGGAAATCGGAAAATGTCCGTGGAACGAAAATCATCAAATGGCTTTGATTGGCTTGCAAGGAGAAAATTTAAAGTCAGAAAGTATTCCTTCCGGCAATATGGTTTTTTTATTAGATGTCTCAGGCTCCATGAAATCAGCAAACAAACTTCCATTGCTAAAAAAAGCTTTTAAAATATTAGTCAATAATTTGCGACCAGACGACCGTGTAGCCATAGTAGTTTATGCCGGAGCAGCAGGTTGTGTCCTGGAATCTACTTCCGGACAAAACAAAGAAAAAATTATTTCAGCACTTGATAAACTTAGTGCCGGAGGTTCTACTGCCGGTGGTGCCGGAATAAAACTTGCCTATAAAATTGCTAAAGAAAACTTCATAAAAAATGGGAATAATCGTGTAATTCTTGCAACAGATGGAGATTTCAATGTAGGTGCAAGCAGCGATGGCGAAATGGTAAGATTGATTGAAGAGAAAAGAAAAGATGGAATTTATCTTTCAATTTTGGGTTTTGGAATGGGAAATTATAAAGACTCGAAAATGGAAAAACTCTCTAATGCAGGAAATGGAAATTATGCCTATATTGATAATATTAGAGAAGCAAAAAAAATATTTGGTGAAGAACTATGGGGCACTTTATATACAATTGCAAAAGATGTGAAAATTCAAATAGAATTTAATCCGGCTAAAATAAAAGCCTATCGACTGATTGGTTACGAAAACCGGATTTTAAACAAAGAAGATTTTAACGACGATAAAAAAGATGCCGGAGATATTGGTTGTGGACACACAGTTACAGCAATTTATGAGATAATTTTGAACGATTCAGAAGAAATTGTTTCAGATGTTGATCCTTTGGAATATCAATTTATAAAGCCAGTGCGAAGCTCAAATTTGCTGACATTAAAACTACGCTATAAAAAACCAAACCAGAATACTAGCAACTTAATAACTCAAAAAATCAGAGACGAGGATGTTCAAAAAGAAAGGTCATCGGAAAATTTTGTTTGGGCTGCTGCTGTGGCAGAATTTGGAATGATTTTGAGAGATTCGGAACATAAAGCAAATTCATCCTATCAGCAGGTTATTGCTTTAGCAAAACAAGCTTGTGAAGATGATGAGAATGGACACAAAAAAGAATTTATAAAATTGGTTGAAACTGCTGAATTGCTCTCGAAAAATTGAGAAATTTGCGAACTTGAAAAAGGCAATTATTTATATAATTGCCTTTTTTAATATTTGTAAGAATTTAAGTTTTATTTCAAAATGCTTTTAGAAATTACAATTCTTTGAACCTGATTGGTTCCTTCATAAATTTGACAAAGTTTAACATCTCGCATAATTTTTTCAACACCAAATTCGGTAGAATATCCATCTCCACCCATCACCTGAACTGCATTGGTAGCAACTTTCATAGCCACATCGGAAGCATATAATTTCGACATTGCAGAAAGTTTCGAGGCAGTTCGTATTTTAGAATCGTAAGCCCAGGCTGCATTCCAGGTAATCATTCGGGCAGCTTCTATTTCTGTTGCCATATCTGCCAACATAAAACCAATAGCTTGATTTGCTGCGATAGGTTTGCCAAATTGAACTCTGTTTTTAGCCCAATCTCTTGAAATTTCGTAAGCAGATCTTGCAGCCCCAAGACTTAAAGCGGCTACACCTGTTCTTGTTCTGTCAAAAGTTTTCATTGCAATTAAAAAACCATGATCTTCATTTCCTAACATATTTTCGGCAGGCACTTCAACATTTGTATAAATAATTTCGTTTTGAACAGATGCTTTTTGTCCCATTTTTTCTAATCGTGGTTTAATTTCGATGCCGGGCAAATCGGTTGGAACAACAAATGCTGTCAGACTTCTTGCACCTTTTTCGGGGTTTGTCAAAGCAAAAACAGTATGGAATGATGCAACTTCACCATTTGTAATAAATCTTTTGTGCCCATTCAAAATGTATTTGTCTCCTTGTTTTATAGCAGTAGATTTTATTCCGGCAACATCGGAGCCGGCATTTGGTTCAGTTAAGCAATATGCGGCAACGCCTTTTTCTTCTATAATCCTACCATAAAATCTATTTTGTTGTTCTTCATTCGCAGCTAAAAGTAAAGGCGTAAGTGCCAGAGTGTTAGCATCGATACAAATGCCAATTCCGATACAGCCAGCCCCCAATTCTTCTGAAGCTATAGCACTATCCATAATATTAAATCCGTTACCCCCAAATTTTGTAGGCATAGGTCCGTTCATTATTTTTTCATCATAAGCAGTTTTTACAATATCCCATGGAAATTCTGCTAATTTGTCGTATTTCAAGCTGTTAGGAATAATTATCCTTTTGGCAAAATCCCTATATTTTTCTTGAATTGCTTCTTGTTCTTTTGTTAATGAAAAATCAATCATCTCGTAAAGTTTTAATTATTAAGTAATGTAAATACATGATAAACAAATTTGTCCAAATATAAGAATATAATTATTATTTTTGAACAATATTAATTATACAATTGTTAATTTAAATAGAAAACTATTACTTGGAAGTAGATTTTCAAAATAATTTTATGATGAATAACGAAAATAGCAAGAACAATTTATCTGACAAAGCTTCAAACAGTTTTCTGCCTAAAAATGAATCATTTTCGGAAAATGATGAAAAATATAAAGCACTTCTCGAAACCTCACCAAATGCTATTTCAATAGCAACTTTCGATGGAAAATTTGTTGATTGTAACAATGAGTTCTCAACTCTTTTGGGATACTCAGAACATGAAATAATTGGCAGTTATGCTAAAGAGTTAAATATTTGGAAAAATGCAGATAGAGAAAAATTGTTGATGAACGAACTATCGGCAAACGGATTTGTGAAAAATTTTGAAGTTTTTTTTATTCGCAAAAATGCTGAAGAGGTGTTTGCAAATCTTTTCGCCCGAATTATTCAAATTGATGATATATCATACGTTTTGTGTTTCGTCGAAGACAAAACCAAACAAATAGAATTTGAGAAAGGTTTAAAAAAATCTGAGCAACATTTGAGAGAACTGAATATGACAAAAGATAAGTTTTTCTCAATAATTGCACACGATTTGAAAAGTCCTTTTAATGCGATTTTAGGATTTGCCGAATTGCTTTATCAAGATTTTGATTTATATAACAACGACGACAAGCGTAACTTCGCAAAAAATATAATGTATGCCTCAAAAAATACCTATAAGTTGATTGAGAATTTACTTCAATGGTCGAGAACACAAACGGGAAAAATTAAGTATCGCCCAGATTATTATGATTTTAGCATAATTGCAAATGACACAATTTCGGTGTTAAGAGAACAAGCAATCAAGAAAAATATAACCTTGAGATCAGATATTTCCTTTAATACAATTGCATATTTCGATTCAAATATGATTATCACTTTGCTGAGGAATTTGGTTTCCAATGCCATAAAATTTTCATTCAGAGATTCTGAAGTTTTCATTCGCTCTGAATATATTAAAAAAGAGGTTGATTCTCAGAAAAAGAGCTATTTGCAAATTTCTGTATCAGACAAAGGAGTTGGAATTAGGAAGGAGAATTTTGACAAACTTTTTTATATAGACAAACACTTCAAAACCGAAGGCACCGAAAACGAAAAAGGAACGGGTCTTGGTTTAATTCTCTGCAAAGAATTTGTTGAAATAAATGATGGTACTATTTGGTTAGAAAGTGAAATTGGAAAAGGGAGTACTTTTTATTTTTGTTTACCAATGATTGATTAGAAAATATCGCACTTTTAATAGTTAGTTTTTATTTGTTTTCAACTATCCTTTTCGAATAATATTTCCCCATATTTTTAAAAATAAAATAAATGAGCACAATTATTTTAGGAATTGAATCTTCGTGCGACGACACTTCTGCTGCTATTATTAAAGATGGAATAATCCTTTCAAACAATATTGCTAATCAGGATGTACACAAGTCTTATGGTGGAGTTGTTCCAGAATTGGCTTCACGATCACATCAACAAAACATTGTTCCTGTTGTTGAGCTTGCAATAAAAAATGCAGGAATTACTAAAAATCAAATCTCAGCAGTTGCATTTACCGAAGGTCCGGGTTTGTTAGGCTCACTATTAGTAGGAAGCTCTTTTGCAAAAGGATTTTCACTTAGTTTGAATATTCCATTAATTGGGGTAAATCATCTCCAGGCTCATATTTTAGCCCATTTTATTAAAGAAAACGAAAATGACGATCATCTTCCGGAATTTCCTTTTTTATGCCTACTTGTTTCCGGTGGGCATACTCAAATTGTTCAAATCAACGATTATCTAAGTATGGAAGTTTTAGGTTCGACTATTGACGATGCCGCTGGCGAAGCTTTCGATAAATGCGGAAAAATAATGGGATTTGAATATCCGGCAGGACCAATAATTGACGAAATTTCGAAGAAAGCAAACGAGAATAAATTTGTATTTACAAAACCTAAAGTAGCCGGTTACAATTATAGTTTTTCTGGACTAAAAACGGCGTTTTTATATTTCATAAGAGATCAACTAAAAATAAATAATGAATTTATAAATGAGAATAAAGCCGATTTGAGTGCTTCAATCCAAAAAACTATAGTAGAGATATTGATGCAAAAACTTGTAGAAGCTTCCAAAAATACCGGTATAAGTGAGGTTGCGGTTGCAGGAGGTGTGGCAGCAAATTCAAGGCTGAGCAGAGCATTATTAGAGGAATCAGAAAACAGAAACTGGAAAATTCATATTCCAAAGAAAAAATTTACAACTGACAATGCTGCAATGATTGCAATTACAGGATATTACAAATATTTAGAAAAGCTCTTTTCGAGCCAAAATATTACTCCAAAAGCAAAACTATTGTTTTAATTGGAGGGTTTTTTATGATAAAGTGCAATTGTATTATATTTTTAAAAATAGTTCAATTTTTATTTCAAAAAACTGTTTATTGTTCAATAATTCATTATTCCTATAAAAAAAACAACAAATTAAATTTGGATTCTTCTGGTACTTGCCTTAACTTTATTACCTAATAAATTTAAAAAAGTGAATGATGAATAATCCAGATTTTATTAATAATATAATTACTCGTAGAAGCATTCGGAAGTTTTCGCAAGAAATTGTTACATCGAAGCAAGTAAATTTAATTTTGAAGGCAGCAATGTATGCTCCCTCAGCAGTAAATGAGCAACCCTGGCATTTTATCGTAATCGAAGAGCAAAAAAAGCTCAAAGAAATTACAAAAGTTCATCCTCATGCAAAAATGCTTAAAGAAGCACCACTTGCAATTTTGGTATGCTGGGACGATAATCTTTTGAAAACTTCAGGATATTTTGAACAAGATTGCGCAGCAGCTACTCAAAACATGCTACTTGCTATTCACAGTATGAAATTGGGTGCAGTTTGGTTAGGTGTTCATCCTCGTTTAGAACGGAAAGAAGGATTAAGAAAACTTTTTACAATTCCGGAAAATGTTCATCCGTTTTCTTTGATTGCAATTGGTCATCCTGCCGAACAAAAAGACCATCCACAGCGTTTTTTAGAAGATAGAATTCATATTGAAAAATGGTAAGATTCATATATTAAAAACACACACTTCTAAATCAGGAATTATGAATATTAATTCTTGAATAAATTTCAAAAAACTCACTTAATATCATGGCTGTAGCTCCCCAAATACTATCTCCGTTGGCACTATAAAAAGGGGCTTTCACTAAAATATCTTTCGATTTAAATATCCCTTCTTTCTTACTTTTATTATTCGAGATTTCAGCAATACCTGCTTCAATTATTTTTTTTACCTCATCCTTATTTTTTTTAAAATTTGGCTCGTAACGAAGAAATCCAACATAGGGATAAATCATAAAATTGCTAACCGGAACAAAAAGAGGAGTTAATGAGCCAATAATTTCAATGTCGTTTTCACTGATGCCTATCTCTTCGTTAGTTTCGCGAGTTGCAGTTTTACACAGAGTTTTGTCTTGCTTTTCGAATTTCCCGCCCGGAAAACTGATTTGGCCGCTATGTGCTCCATTGTCGATAGTGCGTTTTATGAAAACAAAATGTGGAATTCCTTTCTTTGGAAAAATTTGAATCAATACAGCACTTTTTTTTGCATTTATTTCATCAATCGGCAATTTAACACCTTTCATTCTTTCTAAAGGCGACATACTTAACTGGGCATTTTTACCAGGCAATTCTAATTTTAATTGCTCCTTTAATTGCTTAATGATAAGATTAAAGCTCACCTTTCATTGTTTTTTTTATCCGATTTCTTTTTTATCGAGATTTTCGATTCTTCTTTCGACAGAAGCCTTTCAATATTTCTTTGATGAGTAAGCAATAATAGAATAGCAATAATCAATGAAAAAATTACGAGCGATAAGGTAGTTGTTTTAAAAACAAAAATTATAATAACTGGAAACGAAAAGCCTGCAATCATTGAGCTTAAAGATACATATCTTGTTGCTATGAGTAGAAAGGCAAATATTCCAACTGAAATCAAAGCTGCATATGGGTGAATTGATAGAACTACTCCAAAAAGGGTAGCAACTCCTTTCCCGCCTTTAAATCGCACGTAAATTGGGAAAATATGACCTAAAACAGCAAAAATTCCTAACAATAGTTGAAAATTTATGAAATCGCCGGAGGATGGAATATAATAGTTTGTAAAATAGATTAGTTTAACGGCAAGCCAGCCTTTGAGGGCATCAAATATAAAAACCGGAATTCCTGCTTTTACACCTAAAACTCTGAAAGTGTTAGTAGTCCCCGCATTTCCGCTGCCGTGTTCGCGTACATCAATATTGTAAAATATTTTTCCTATCCATACTGATGATGGAATAGAGCCTAATAAATAGGCTATCAAAACTAAAAAAATATTTATCAAATATGTTTGTACCAATTTATTTTCACATTAAATAAACAAGTTCGCAAAAATAGGTATTATTTTTTTGGCTACAAAAATGATGCTTTTATTGAAATATAAGATTCCTAAACAACTTGTATAAAAAAAGCACAAAAATATAATGCAATCAATTGAATAATAGCTTTATATATATTGAAACGTACATGTTGTACCGCAAAACTAATTTGAAAATTCATTTTCAAATTTCAATTGCTTAGAGACACTACTTAGGCATAACTATTAAAGTACGAATAAACTTTTCTATTTTCGCAAAATATTATTCTATTTAATCAAATAAATGAAATTTGTTGTTGCAATTACGAAACATCATATCTTGGGTCTAATACCTCGCTCCTTTTTTATTGAAAAAGAAAAAGATTCGGGATTTTATAAAATTGCTGCAAAATTTGATAATTAT
It includes:
- a CDS encoding peptidylprolyl isomerase; the protein is MNNIFRNFIFGLLLITAMCSSPAENLERKEISSSKKKEDIEMDEDMALIEKRISEQKAKQYNISSKNVVEFLTKYGQENPETIVQISTEFGNMKLKLYEETPLHRANFLLLAKNKYYDKTIFYRIVENFMIQGGDIDEDYIINKKAFFGQYTIPSEMKDKFYHKRGAIAMARDYNKNPDKRSSFYDFYIVQGEKLSDPKLDAIEDYYKIELDEIRRNTYKKIGGTPHLDGEHTVFGEIIEGIDVIDKIAKVPEDNGDWPINNINIKLTVIE
- a CDS encoding DUF3520 domain-containing protein encodes the protein MKLSLIFGVLLVILLSLSFKSSNKKNRVKSGFGIVKGKIIDESDNKPISGANVFLFNNSGLYTSQKTKGDGSFIFENIPANKYTFKAEKQGFTNYTQHNLIIEENKTISVNVSLKVVEKFELDIVEDVNTDIVSDEVEHISSTEVVDYESLKVPQTISKKRFKSKGISAMSMGNRNYCRQEQNFVPHNTEAYDKINENIFKDVVNNPLSTFSIDVDRASYSNVRRFLNGNQMPYKDAVRIEEMVNYFNYNYPKPKNGDPFSVNMEIGKCPWNENHQMALIGLQGENLKSESIPSGNMVFLLDVSGSMKSANKLPLLKKAFKILVNNLRPDDRVAIVVYAGAAGCVLESTSGQNKEKIISALDKLSAGGSTAGGAGIKLAYKIAKENFIKNGNNRVILATDGDFNVGASSDGEMVRLIEEKRKDGIYLSILGFGMGNYKDSKMEKLSNAGNGNYAYIDNIREAKKIFGEELWGTLYTIAKDVKIQIEFNPAKIKAYRLIGYENRILNKEDFNDDKKDAGDIGCGHTVTAIYEIILNDSEEIVSDVDPLEYQFIKPVRSSNLLTLKLRYKKPNQNTSNLITQKIRDEDVQKERSSENFVWAAAVAEFGMILRDSEHKANSSYQQVIALAKQACEDDENGHKKEFIKLVETAELLSKN
- a CDS encoding acyl-CoA dehydrogenase; translated protein: MIDFSLTKEQEAIQEKYRDFAKRIIIPNSLKYDKLAEFPWDIVKTAYDEKIMNGPMPTKFGGNGFNIMDSAIASEELGAGCIGIGICIDANTLALTPLLLAANEEQQNRFYGRIIEEKGVAAYCLTEPNAGSDVAGIKSTAIKQGDKYILNGHKRFITNGEVASFHTVFALTNPEKGARSLTAFVVPTDLPGIEIKPRLEKMGQKASVQNEIIYTNVEVPAENMLGNEDHGFLIAMKTFDRTRTGVAALSLGAARSAYEISRDWAKNRVQFGKPIAANQAIGFMLADMATEIEAARMITWNAAWAYDSKIRTASKLSAMSKLYASDVAMKVATNAVQVMGGDGYSTEFGVEKIMRDVKLCQIYEGTNQVQRIVISKSILK
- a CDS encoding PAS domain-containing sensor histidine kinase — its product is MMNNENSKNNLSDKASNSFLPKNESFSENDEKYKALLETSPNAISIATFDGKFVDCNNEFSTLLGYSEHEIIGSYAKELNIWKNADREKLLMNELSANGFVKNFEVFFIRKNAEEVFANLFARIIQIDDISYVLCFVEDKTKQIEFEKGLKKSEQHLRELNMTKDKFFSIIAHDLKSPFNAILGFAELLYQDFDLYNNDDKRNFAKNIMYASKNTYKLIENLLQWSRTQTGKIKYRPDYYDFSIIANDTISVLREQAIKKNITLRSDISFNTIAYFDSNMIITLLRNLVSNAIKFSFRDSEVFIRSEYIKKEVDSQKKSYLQISVSDKGVGIRKENFDKLFYIDKHFKTEGTENEKGTGLGLILCKEFVEINDGTIWLESEIGKGSTFYFCLPMID
- the tsaD gene encoding tRNA (adenosine(37)-N6)-threonylcarbamoyltransferase complex transferase subunit TsaD, which gives rise to MSTIILGIESSCDDTSAAIIKDGIILSNNIANQDVHKSYGGVVPELASRSHQQNIVPVVELAIKNAGITKNQISAVAFTEGPGLLGSLLVGSSFAKGFSLSLNIPLIGVNHLQAHILAHFIKENENDDHLPEFPFLCLLVSGGHTQIVQINDYLSMEVLGSTIDDAAGEAFDKCGKIMGFEYPAGPIIDEISKKANENKFVFTKPKVAGYNYSFSGLKTAFLYFIRDQLKINNEFINENKADLSASIQKTIVEILMQKLVEASKNTGISEVAVAGGVAANSRLSRALLEESENRNWKIHIPKKKFTTDNAAMIAITGYYKYLEKLFSSQNITPKAKLLF
- a CDS encoding nitroreductase family protein; translation: MNNIITRRSIRKFSQEIVTSKQVNLILKAAMYAPSAVNEQPWHFIVIEEQKKLKEITKVHPHAKMLKEAPLAILVCWDDNLLKTSGYFEQDCAAATQNMLLAIHSMKLGAVWLGVHPRLERKEGLRKLFTIPENVHPFSLIAIGHPAEQKDHPQRFLEDRIHIEKW
- a CDS encoding CoA pyrophosphatase; this encodes MSFNLIIKQLKEQLKLELPGKNAQLSMSPLERMKGVKLPIDEINAKKSAVLIQIFPKKGIPHFVFIKRTIDNGAHSGQISFPGGKFEKQDKTLCKTATRETNEEIGISENDIEIIGSLTPLFVPVSNFMIYPYVGFLRYEPNFKKNKDEVKKIIEAGIAEISNNKSKKEGIFKSKDILVKAPFYSANGDSIWGATAMILSEFFEIYSRINIHNS
- the plsY gene encoding glycerol-3-phosphate 1-O-acyltransferase PlsY yields the protein MVQTYLINIFLVLIAYLLGSIPSSVWIGKIFYNIDVREHGSGNAGTTNTFRVLGVKAGIPVFIFDALKGWLAVKLIYFTNYYIPSSGDFINFQLLLGIFAVLGHIFPIYVRFKGGKGVATLFGVVLSIHPYAALISVGIFAFLLIATRYVSLSSMIAGFSFPVIIIFVFKTTTLSLVIFSLIIAILLLLTHQRNIERLLSKEESKISIKKKSDKKNNER